The following proteins are co-located in the Clostridiales bacterium genome:
- a CDS encoding cobyric acid synthase, whose translation MAKAIMVQGTMSNAGKSLIAAGLCRIFKQDGYRVAPFKAQNMALNSFITREGLEMGRAQVVQAEAAGIEPSVLMNPILLKPTNDTSSQVIVNGEVYSNMSAQEYYTRKREIVPEIMKAYGELDTQYDIIVLEGAGSPAEINLKENDIVNMYMAKLAKAPVLLAGDIDRGGVFASLVGTMMLFDESERAMVKGILINKFRGDKNILQPGLDMLESLVHVPTLGVIPYLHVDIEDEDSLTERFTRKGTVGLIDIAVIRLPRISNFTDFNVLEYVPGVTLRYVKSAAELKNPDLIILPGTKNTMEDLLWMRQNGLEALVLKHAAQGGPVFGVCGGYQMLGAELSDPYGVESGGSMAGMGLLPLRTIFEKEKTRTRVKGRFLPGVTGIFRDLAGVEIEGYEIHMGQSVVIPDLLAKMEQEQENGKSSQSKDGVLGSGTSTTGQQLAILEEISGKPAEEPIGMCCGNIYGSYIHGIFDSEDVAKTLVSSLYQLKGLDESELLGLNVHTYKEQQYDLLAKGIRENIDMKQLYQILDEGVK comes from the coding sequence ATGGCAAAAGCAATTATGGTTCAGGGTACCATGTCCAATGCAGGTAAAAGTCTGATCGCAGCCGGACTGTGCCGAATTTTCAAGCAGGACGGTTATCGGGTCGCACCCTTTAAAGCCCAGAATATGGCGCTCAATTCCTTTATTACAAGGGAGGGGCTTGAGATGGGAAGAGCCCAGGTTGTTCAAGCAGAGGCTGCCGGCATCGAGCCTTCGGTGCTGATGAATCCCATCCTGCTGAAGCCCACCAACGACACCAGTTCTCAGGTTATCGTAAACGGAGAGGTTTACAGCAACATGAGCGCTCAGGAGTACTATACCCGGAAAAGGGAAATCGTCCCGGAGATCATGAAGGCTTACGGAGAACTCGACACTCAATATGACATCATTGTTTTGGAGGGGGCGGGGAGCCCGGCAGAGATCAATCTTAAGGAAAATGATATCGTAAATATGTACATGGCAAAGCTTGCCAAGGCACCGGTGCTCTTAGCAGGGGACATCGACAGGGGCGGTGTTTTTGCGTCTCTTGTGGGTACGATGATGCTGTTTGACGAATCAGAACGGGCGATGGTCAAAGGAATTCTCATCAACAAATTCCGGGGGGATAAGAACATTCTCCAGCCGGGACTGGATATGCTGGAAAGCTTAGTCCATGTACCGACTCTTGGCGTGATTCCATATCTTCACGTGGATATTGAGGATGAGGACAGCCTGACGGAACGTTTTACCAGAAAGGGGACGGTGGGTCTGATCGATATTGCGGTGATCCGTCTGCCCAGAATTTCAAATTTTACTGACTTCAATGTGCTTGAATATGTTCCGGGAGTTACGCTGCGTTATGTGAAATCTGCAGCGGAACTGAAAAACCCGGATTTGATTATATTGCCCGGTACGAAAAATACCATGGAAGATCTGCTCTGGATGAGGCAGAACGGTCTGGAGGCGCTGGTTCTAAAGCATGCAGCTCAAGGCGGGCCTGTCTTTGGCGTCTGTGGAGGGTACCAGATGCTGGGGGCGGAGCTCTCCGATCCATACGGCGTGGAATCAGGAGGTTCCATGGCGGGAATGGGGTTGCTTCCCTTGCGAACCATTTTTGAAAAAGAGAAGACGAGAACTCGGGTGAAAGGCAGATTTCTTCCGGGAGTCACTGGAATTTTCAGAGATCTGGCGGGAGTGGAGATTGAAGGCTATGAGATTCATATGGGACAATCCGTTGTAATTCCTGATCTGCTCGCGAAAATGGAACAGGAACAGGAAAATGGAAAGAGCTCTCAGAGCAAGGATGGTGTATTGGGCTCCGGCACATCGACCACAGGGCAACAGCTGGCGATTTTGGAAGAGATCTCAGGCAAGCCGGCGGAAGAACCCATCGGTATGTGCTGCGGAAATATCTATGGCTCCTATATTCATGGGATCTTTGACAGTGAGGATGTGGCCAAAACTCTGGTATCATCACTATATCAGTTGAAAGGCCTTGACGAGAGTGAACTTTTGGGTCTAAACGTACACACCTATAAAGAACAGCAATATGATCTCCTCGCAAAGGGGATTCGAGAAAATATTGATATGAAACAGCTTTATCAAATCCTGGATGAGGGTGTAAAATAA
- a CDS encoding aminotransferase class I/II-fold pyridoxal phosphate-dependent enzyme — protein MDYMKPTDQTIEKMKRASEPKLVHGGDIYSARKALKGLQAGSVQIDSVQTDSLALAPRLLDFSANINPLGLPAGVKKVLTEAIEGFDIYPDPLCRELIANLAVYEDVPKEWLLCGNGAADLIFRMVYAIKPKKAMVLAPTFAEYEEALYAVSCEVIRYPLSADSDFQADEGLIDALDQELDLLFLCNPNNPTGQLMSKEFLCRVLERCKELGIFLVVDECFNELLEEPERYSVKDRIQGSRNLMILKAFTKTYAMAGLRLGYCLISNGALLEALREAGQPWSVSTPAQLAGIQAMKEQDYLAESKRIIRQEQEYLISALKESGIKVISANANYIFLLDPIPRRRSLHEQLLDYGILIRNCDNYHGLGPGYYRICIRVHEDNEIFVAVLQNLSKQ, from the coding sequence ATGGATTATATGAAACCGACGGATCAAACGATAGAAAAAATGAAGAGAGCATCAGAACCAAAGCTGGTTCACGGAGGCGATATCTATTCGGCCAGAAAAGCCCTTAAAGGATTACAGGCGGGCTCTGTTCAGATTGACTCTGTTCAGACTGACTCTCTTGCCCTTGCGCCCAGACTCCTGGATTTTTCCGCAAACATCAATCCTCTGGGCCTTCCCGCTGGAGTGAAGAAAGTCTTGACGGAGGCGATAGAGGGGTTTGATATTTATCCTGATCCTCTTTGCCGGGAGCTCATCGCCAATCTGGCAGTATATGAAGACGTACCGAAGGAGTGGCTTCTCTGTGGAAATGGAGCTGCGGACCTAATTTTCCGTATGGTTTATGCCATAAAGCCCAAAAAGGCCATGGTTCTCGCGCCGACCTTTGCAGAATATGAGGAAGCGCTCTATGCGGTTTCCTGCGAGGTCATTCGTTACCCTCTTTCCGCCGACAGCGACTTTCAAGCAGACGAGGGGCTGATCGACGCCTTGGATCAAGAGCTTGACCTGCTGTTCCTATGCAACCCCAACAATCCTACCGGGCAGCTGATGTCTAAAGAGTTTCTTTGCCGGGTGCTGGAACGGTGCAAGGAGCTTGGGATTTTTCTTGTAGTTGATGAATGCTTCAATGAATTACTAGAGGAGCCGGAGCGTTATTCCGTCAAAGATCGAATTCAGGGTTCACGGAATCTTATGATTCTGAAAGCCTTTACCAAAACCTATGCCATGGCCGGACTTCGGCTGGGCTATTGTTTGATCTCCAATGGTGCCTTGCTGGAGGCCCTTCGGGAAGCAGGTCAGCCCTGGAGCGTATCAACGCCGGCACAGCTTGCAGGGATTCAGGCGATGAAGGAGCAAGATTATCTTGCAGAATCCAAACGAATAATCCGGCAGGAGCAGGAGTATCTGATTAGCGCGCTAAAGGAAAGCGGGATAAAAGTGATCTCTGCCAATGCCAATTATATTTTTCTTTTGGACCCGATTCCGAGAAGAAGATCACTCCATGAACAGTTGCTGGATTATGGTATTTTGATCCGCAACTGTGATAATTATCATGGACTTGGGCCGGGTTATTACCGTATCTGCATCAGAGTACACGAGGACAATGAAATCTTTGTGGCCGTATTGCAGAATTTATCAAAACAGTAA
- the cobD gene encoding cobalamin biosynthesis protein CobD: MIALSLGFLLDLIFGDPHWLPHPICLIGNAIATGERIIRRLFPKTEKGELYGGAVLAVCIILLSTGVPFLILRAAEVVSPWLRIGLETLMCYQILSVKSLKTESMKVYRELVREDLEGARKMVGMIVGRDVNSLDQIQVTKAAVETVAENTSDGTVAPLIFMAMGGAPLGFLYKSINTMDSMIGYKNDRYLYFGRFAAKLDDAVNYIPARVAACLMIAASALLRFDYKNAVRIFHRDRYNHSSPNSAQTESVCAGALGIQLAGDAYYFGKLYPKKTIGDPLKSVEYDDIPRANRLLYATAYLTFLICIISMGAALWII, encoded by the coding sequence ATGATCGCACTGAGCCTGGGCTTTCTTCTGGATTTGATCTTCGGAGATCCCCATTGGCTTCCTCATCCCATCTGTCTGATTGGAAATGCCATCGCAACGGGAGAGAGAATTATCCGCAGGCTCTTTCCAAAGACTGAAAAGGGAGAACTTTATGGAGGGGCAGTGCTGGCCGTTTGCATCATCCTGCTTTCCACGGGGGTGCCATTTCTGATTCTTCGCGCTGCGGAAGTCGTCAGCCCATGGCTCAGGATAGGACTAGAAACGCTGATGTGCTATCAAATCCTGTCTGTAAAGTCCCTGAAAACGGAGAGCATGAAGGTTTATCGGGAACTTGTACGGGAGGACCTGGAAGGTGCCCGCAAGATGGTGGGGATGATAGTAGGCAGGGATGTCAACAGTCTGGATCAGATTCAAGTGACAAAAGCTGCGGTGGAAACCGTTGCAGAAAACACCTCAGATGGAACGGTAGCCCCCCTGATCTTTATGGCAATGGGCGGCGCGCCTCTTGGTTTTTTGTATAAATCTATCAATACCATGGACTCCATGATCGGATATAAGAACGATCGATATCTTTATTTCGGCAGATTTGCCGCAAAACTGGACGACGCGGTAAATTACATACCGGCCCGCGTGGCTGCCTGTCTCATGATTGCTGCTTCGGCTCTTCTGCGGTTTGACTATAAAAATGCGGTTCGGATTTTTCATCGTGACCGGTACAACCACTCCAGCCCCAACAGCGCTCAAACCGAATCCGTCTGCGCAGGGGCTTTGGGGATACAGCTTGCAGGGGATGCTTACTATTTCGGAAAACTCTACCCGAAGAAAACCATCGGTGATCCCTTGAAATCTGTTGAATACGACGATATTCCCAGAGCAAACCGGCTGCTGTATGCTACAGCTTATCTGACATTTCTTATTTGTATCATCAGCATGGGGGCTGCATTATGGATTATATGA
- the cobA gene encoding uroporphyrinogen-III C-methyltransferase, protein MTECKSVKKGKVWLVGAGPSDAGLFTLKGKSVLEQADVVVFDQLVGQGILAMIPRQAKKINVGKISGNHPVPQGEINRILLEEAQAGNRVVRLKGGDPFLFGRGGEELELLCEHGVSFEIIPGITSAISVPAYHGIPVTHRDFCSSVHIITGHTRNAAQADIDYPSLVELKGTLIFLMGVASMPSICKGLMDAGMDPSMPAAVLERGTTARQRRVISDITHLVDEAEKAQVQTPAIIVVGKVCSLAEDFHWAEDRPLGTKKIMVTRPKERSSALTARLQELGAEVLEVPTIETDVILDNTALSEALKNIKNYHWIAFTSPFGVKIFFERLRELRVDIRSLTGLKFAAIGSATQKAIEEIGILVDLVPEIYEGRALGEALSHRVLADEQAAGVKQQILVPRAKIGTDEVVRPLKEAKLNYLDLPVYDTVEAPDHEFRWYDETVDYVAFTSASTVRGFVKLAEGADFSKVQAACIGEQTAQEARKYGMKTYVAPQASIDSLVECILNIQE, encoded by the coding sequence ATGACTGAGTGCAAAAGCGTTAAAAAAGGGAAAGTGTGGCTCGTGGGAGCAGGACCCTCGGATGCGGGGCTTTTCACCTTGAAAGGAAAGTCTGTTTTGGAGCAAGCCGATGTTGTTGTTTTTGATCAGCTCGTGGGGCAGGGGATTCTTGCCATGATCCCGCGGCAGGCAAAGAAAATAAACGTAGGGAAAATTTCAGGAAACCATCCTGTACCTCAGGGCGAAATCAACCGGATTCTGCTTGAGGAAGCGCAGGCTGGAAACCGTGTGGTTCGTCTGAAAGGAGGAGACCCTTTCCTTTTCGGACGAGGAGGAGAAGAGCTAGAGCTGCTTTGTGAGCATGGAGTCTCCTTTGAGATCATTCCTGGAATCACGTCTGCCATTTCGGTTCCGGCTTACCATGGTATTCCTGTTACCCATCGGGATTTCTGCTCTTCGGTACACATCATTACCGGGCATACAAGAAATGCCGCACAGGCTGACATTGATTATCCCTCATTGGTCGAGCTGAAAGGAACACTGATTTTTCTCATGGGAGTTGCATCCATGCCATCCATCTGCAAAGGTCTTATGGATGCGGGAATGGACCCCTCCATGCCTGCAGCAGTACTGGAGCGCGGTACCACTGCACGCCAGAGACGTGTCATTTCAGACATAACGCATCTGGTAGACGAGGCGGAAAAGGCGCAAGTCCAGACGCCTGCAATTATTGTTGTGGGGAAGGTTTGCAGCCTGGCGGAAGACTTTCATTGGGCGGAGGACAGACCTCTGGGCACAAAAAAGATCATGGTTACAAGACCGAAGGAACGAAGCTCGGCATTGACTGCAAGACTGCAGGAGCTGGGTGCTGAAGTGCTGGAGGTTCCCACCATTGAAACCGATGTCATTTTGGACAATACTGCTTTGTCGGAAGCATTGAAAAACATAAAGAATTACCATTGGATTGCTTTTACCAGCCCTTTTGGTGTAAAAATCTTTTTTGAGCGGCTGCGCGAGTTAAGGGTGGATATCCGGTCGTTGACGGGGTTGAAATTCGCTGCCATCGGAAGCGCGACACAAAAAGCAATCGAGGAAATAGGTATTCTGGTAGATCTTGTTCCCGAGATTTATGAGGGCAGAGCGCTGGGAGAAGCGCTGTCACATCGTGTGCTTGCGGATGAGCAAGCAGCGGGAGTGAAGCAGCAGATTCTGGTGCCAAGAGCGAAAATCGGCACCGATGAAGTCGTCAGGCCATTAAAGGAAGCGAAGCTGAACTATCTGGATCTGCCGGTTTACGACACCGTTGAAGCTCCGGATCACGAATTCCGATGGTACGATGAAACCGTTGACTATGTTGCTTTTACCAGTGCCTCCACGGTACGCGGCTTTGTTAAGCTGGCAGAGGGTGCAGATTTTTCAAAGGTGCAGGCCGCCTGCATCGGCGAGCAAACGGCTCAGGAAGCACGCAAGTATGGGATGAAAACCTACGTGGCGCCGCAGGCATCCATTGACAGCCTTGTAGAATGTATCTTGAATATCCAGGAATGA
- the hemC gene encoding hydroxymethylbilane synthase: MKSGTIRVGSRDSKLAVVQSELVMEIIQRAHPQLELELITMKTTGDLILDRSLDKIGGKGLFVKELDQALRDGRIDFAVHSLKDMPMETPEDLPLLAFSKREDPRDALVLPKSVAVEGKPIGSSSARRNLQLQKLYPQRTVSGVRGNVLTRLAKLDRGDYSALILASAGLRRLDLENRISRVFEPWEMIPAAGQGIMVVQGRAGEDYSYLNCVNDRNAELAALAERAFVRALDGGCSSPIAAYAEVEGESIRLTGLYYIEEENRYITGEIAGRSTDGEQLGSALATRLKSEV, encoded by the coding sequence ATGAAGTCTGGAACAATACGAGTCGGAAGCAGAGACAGCAAGCTGGCTGTCGTACAGTCGGAGCTGGTTATGGAGATCATCCAAAGGGCACATCCGCAGCTGGAGCTTGAATTAATTACCATGAAAACCACCGGAGATTTGATTCTGGACAGAAGTCTGGATAAAATTGGCGGGAAGGGTCTTTTTGTCAAAGAACTGGACCAGGCTTTGCGGGATGGGCGAATTGATTTCGCAGTACATAGTTTGAAAGATATGCCTATGGAGACGCCAGAGGATCTTCCTCTCTTAGCCTTTTCCAAACGGGAGGACCCGAGAGATGCACTGGTACTGCCCAAAAGCGTGGCGGTAGAGGGAAAACCCATCGGAAGCTCCAGTGCAAGAAGAAATCTTCAGCTGCAAAAGCTTTATCCGCAGCGGACGGTTTCCGGTGTCAGAGGCAATGTTCTGACGCGACTTGCGAAGTTGGATCGGGGAGACTACAGCGCTTTAATCCTTGCTTCTGCGGGACTCAGGCGGCTTGATCTGGAGAATCGGATCAGCAGAGTTTTTGAACCATGGGAGATGATTCCCGCCGCAGGGCAGGGCATCATGGTTGTGCAGGGACGAGCCGGAGAGGATTACAGCTATCTTAACTGCGTCAACGATCGGAATGCAGAATTAGCAGCACTGGCGGAACGCGCTTTTGTAAGAGCCCTTGATGGTGGATGCAGTTCGCCCATTGCGGCCTATGCAGAAGTTGAAGGAGAGAGCATCAGGCTTACAGGCCTGTATTATATAGAAGAAGAAAACCGGTATATTACTGGTGAGATAGCAGGACGAAGTACCGATGGAGAGCAGCTGGGAAGCGCGCTGGCCACTCGGCTGAAATCAGAGGTGTAA
- the cobK gene encoding precorrin-6A reductase has product MTKLLVFAGTTEGRTLLEALSRQLSRQTYENGLSVFACVATEYGKELLQDGLDGIHIHAGRLTQSEMTALMKEHCFDFVIDTTHPYARVVSESIRMACAESGCKYLRVVRAEGRTLEMERQNCLFFHSHETAANYLDENPGKVLMTIGSKELHHYTNIQDYQHRLFPRVLPMNGVLESCTALGFAGRQLILMQGPFTAEMNAAMIRQINARYLVTKDSGEAGGFNEKYEAAVETGAQLLVIGRAEAEEGLSLKDLVEFLDETCGLTVGDAFMPYSTQLLEASDETQQGDTENAVAEKQNERRTPEQQKQDTGSWFPFFTKISGKSITVVGAGKIAGRRIKTLMNFDCNVTVIAEEAHPEVIQLEEDHRLTLRRKCWETEDISSADYVLAATNDSSINHEIYLECKNRGIPVNVADDKDKSDFYFPGIIRKNGVTVGVTADGKDHGLAKRATRVIAQCLETHLE; this is encoded by the coding sequence ATGACAAAATTATTGGTCTTTGCAGGCACAACAGAAGGAAGAACGCTTTTGGAGGCGCTTTCCCGGCAGCTTTCACGGCAAACCTACGAAAACGGTCTGTCTGTTTTCGCATGCGTCGCCACAGAGTACGGAAAAGAGCTGCTGCAGGATGGACTGGATGGAATTCATATCCATGCAGGAAGATTGACCCAGTCAGAAATGACTGCTTTGATGAAAGAACATTGTTTTGATTTTGTCATCGATACCACCCATCCCTATGCCCGGGTGGTCAGTGAATCCATCAGAATGGCTTGTGCCGAATCAGGCTGCAAATATCTGAGAGTCGTACGGGCTGAGGGACGTACCCTCGAGATGGAACGCCAAAACTGTCTGTTCTTCCATAGCCATGAAACGGCGGCAAACTATTTGGATGAAAATCCGGGAAAAGTCCTCATGACCATTGGAAGCAAGGAACTGCATCATTATACGAACATTCAGGACTATCAGCATCGGCTTTTTCCCAGGGTGCTGCCTATGAACGGTGTTTTGGAAAGCTGCACTGCTTTGGGGTTTGCGGGAAGACAGCTGATTCTGATGCAGGGGCCTTTCACTGCTGAAATGAATGCGGCGATGATTCGTCAGATCAATGCAAGATACCTTGTAACAAAGGATTCCGGTGAGGCCGGCGGCTTCAATGAGAAGTATGAGGCAGCAGTGGAAACGGGAGCGCAGCTCCTGGTCATCGGCAGGGCAGAGGCGGAAGAGGGTCTTTCGTTGAAAGACCTTGTGGAGTTTCTTGATGAAACCTGTGGCTTGACGGTGGGAGACGCTTTCATGCCTTATTCAACACAGCTTTTAGAAGCGTCAGATGAAACGCAGCAGGGTGATACTGAAAATGCGGTGGCTGAAAAGCAGAATGAACGACGAACGCCAGAGCAGCAGAAGCAAGACACCGGCAGTTGGTTTCCATTTTTTACGAAGATCTCCGGTAAAAGCATCACCGTTGTCGGTGCCGGAAAAATTGCCGGAAGACGGATCAAAACCCTCATGAATTTCGACTGTAATGTGACGGTGATTGCAGAAGAAGCACATCCTGAAGTGATTCAATTGGAAGAGGACCATCGTCTTACGCTGAGAAGAAAATGCTGGGAAACTGAGGACATCAGCAGCGCCGATTATGTTTTGGCTGCAACCAATGACAGCAGCATCAATCATGAAATCTATCTGGAATGTAAAAACAGGGGAATCCCGGTCAACGTAGCTGATGATAAAGATAAGAGTGATTTTTATTTTCCGGGCATTATCCGAAAGAATGGAGTAACCGTCGGTGTGACCGCTGACGGAAAGGATCACGGGCTGGCAAAGCGTGCTACGAGAGTCATCGCCCAATGTTTGGAAACGCATTTAGAATAA
- the cobJ gene encoding precorrin-3B C(17)-methyltransferase translates to MKIYVVGLGPGEWNQMTQKALDALAECDVITGYEVYVDLVRERFEHKKLLSTPMKKEAERCRMAIEEALKGQIVAMVCSGDAGVYGMAGLMYEVAQQYDPVEIEIISGITAACSGAAVLGAPLIHDFAVISLSDLLTPWERIEKRLECAALADFVICLYNPSSHKRKDYLQKACDIILKHRTNDNLCGYVRNIGREGESATLLTLSELRDAQVDMFTTVFIGNSQTKEINGKMVTPRGYRIDQ, encoded by the coding sequence ATGAAAATCTATGTAGTGGGTCTCGGCCCTGGAGAATGGAATCAAATGACGCAAAAGGCACTGGATGCCCTGGCGGAATGTGATGTGATCACTGGTTACGAGGTCTATGTAGATCTGGTCAGAGAACGATTTGAGCACAAGAAATTGCTTTCCACTCCGATGAAAAAGGAAGCGGAGCGCTGTCGTATGGCTATTGAAGAGGCGCTGAAGGGTCAGATCGTAGCCATGGTGTGCAGTGGAGACGCCGGAGTGTATGGTATGGCGGGTTTAATGTATGAAGTGGCGCAGCAATATGACCCTGTTGAAATCGAAATCATCTCAGGCATTACCGCAGCCTGCAGCGGAGCGGCAGTTTTGGGCGCTCCCCTAATTCACGATTTTGCAGTGATCAGCTTGAGTGACCTTTTGACACCTTGGGAACGAATCGAAAAGCGCCTTGAATGTGCGGCACTGGCTGATTTTGTAATATGCCTTTATAATCCATCCAGCCACAAACGCAAGGATTACCTTCAAAAGGCCTGCGACATCATTTTAAAACATAGAACCAATGATAATCTCTGCGGTTATGTGAGAAATATCGGGAGAGAAGGGGAGTCGGCGACGTTACTGACCCTTAGCGAGCTCAGAGATGCTCAGGTCGATATGTTCACAACGGTGTTTATCGGCAATTCTCAAACGAAAGAAATCAACGGCAAGATGGTAACCCCCAGAGGATATAGAATCGACCAATAA
- the hemA gene encoding glutamyl-tRNA reductase yields the protein MNPDFNIKMVGIDHNKAAIEYRELFSFTKAGSAEAMKQLQTRYALEGCVLLSTCNRTELYISPSEEAGCPSPFAMLCDVKGLNALQYGGLFIERHGEEAVRHLMEVACGLDSKIFGEDQIITQVREALLLARSNHCTDIMVERVFQTAIGAAKRVKSKIKLAEADGSTALQVLALLKEKLGNLQGVSCFMIGNGKMGQMICKTLTNNGASVKMTQRKAIHGQKPAQSIVPEGCVTVPYEERLQELAGAKVVISATRSPHYTLKVVEIDGYLSQEPSIWIDLAVPRDIEPEIGSLPQIELFDIDHLAKEENRSKYDRAAEDAKIILGEYLEELEQWNAFREVIPEIQNIVRMTVEDVSKRLDQPIGSVPMPEAHKEQIRTEIERAVEKTVGKLLFGLKDTLRNSLWKECVDAVYDAANRDTLKS from the coding sequence ATGAATCCGGATTTTAATATAAAGATGGTCGGAATCGACCACAACAAGGCAGCAATTGAATACAGGGAGTTGTTTTCCTTCACCAAAGCGGGTTCGGCTGAGGCAATGAAACAGCTTCAAACCCGGTATGCCCTTGAGGGGTGTGTACTTCTTTCCACCTGCAACAGGACGGAACTGTACATCAGCCCTTCAGAGGAAGCGGGATGCCCATCTCCCTTCGCTATGCTCTGCGACGTGAAAGGTCTTAATGCGTTGCAGTACGGCGGGCTTTTTATAGAACGTCACGGAGAAGAGGCGGTACGGCATCTGATGGAAGTTGCCTGTGGCCTGGATTCAAAGATTTTCGGAGAAGATCAAATCATTACGCAGGTCAGGGAGGCGCTGCTCCTTGCAAGGTCAAACCACTGCACCGATATCATGGTGGAGCGGGTGTTCCAGACAGCCATCGGCGCTGCAAAGCGTGTGAAATCAAAGATCAAGCTGGCGGAAGCAGACGGCTCCACAGCTTTGCAGGTGCTGGCTCTGCTCAAGGAGAAACTCGGCAATTTGCAAGGTGTATCCTGCTTTATGATCGGAAACGGCAAGATGGGCCAGATGATCTGTAAAACCCTGACGAACAATGGTGCTTCCGTGAAGATGACACAGAGAAAAGCGATTCATGGACAGAAACCGGCACAATCTATCGTACCGGAAGGCTGCGTAACCGTTCCATATGAGGAGAGGCTCCAGGAACTTGCCGGTGCAAAGGTTGTAATCAGTGCCACCAGAAGCCCTCACTATACATTGAAAGTGGTTGAAATAGACGGATATCTTAGTCAGGAACCCAGCATATGGATTGACCTTGCCGTACCACGGGATATTGAACCAGAGATCGGAAGCCTGCCGCAAATAGAGTTATTTGATATTGATCATCTCGCGAAAGAAGAAAATCGTTCAAAATATGATAGGGCAGCAGAAGATGCCAAAATCATACTAGGTGAATATCTTGAGGAACTGGAACAATGGAATGCGTTCCGGGAGGTCATCCCGGAGATCCAAAATATTGTCCGAATGACTGTGGAAGATGTATCCAAACGATTGGATCAGCCGATTGGAAGCGTACCAATGCCGGAGGCTCATAAAGAGCAAATCCGGACGGAGATCGAACGGGCGGTAGAAAAAACAGTGGGCAAACTGCTCTTTGGATTGAAAGATACCCTGCGAAATTCATTATGGAAAGAATGCGTGGATGCAGTGTATGATGCAGCAAACAGGGATACGCTGAAATCCTGA
- the cobM gene encoding precorrin-4 C(11)-methyltransferase, with protein sequence MVYFVGAGSGAADLITVRGQKLLTEADVIIYAGSLVNPEHLEIAKPGCEIHDSASMTLEEVIEVMKRAEGEGKMTVRLHTGDPSIYGAIREQMDLLDEGGIYYDVVPGVSSAFGAAAALKAEYTLPDVSQTVIITRMAGRTPVPEKEEISLLAAHQATMVIFLSTGLLEPLRERLLAGGYQKDTPAAIVYKATWPDEKVFRGTVDTLPQMAKENGITKTALILVGDFLGDSYERSKLYDPAFTHEFREASKTES encoded by the coding sequence ATGGTATATTTTGTTGGAGCTGGATCGGGAGCAGCCGATCTGATTACCGTTAGAGGGCAGAAACTTCTGACAGAAGCGGATGTAATTATCTATGCCGGATCTTTGGTAAATCCGGAACACCTGGAGATCGCCAAACCCGGATGCGAAATACACGACAGCGCTTCCATGACATTGGAGGAAGTGATAGAAGTGATGAAACGGGCTGAAGGGGAAGGAAAGATGACGGTACGTCTTCATACGGGAGATCCCAGCATTTACGGTGCCATCAGAGAGCAGATGGATCTTCTTGATGAAGGGGGGATCTACTATGATGTGGTTCCGGGGGTGAGCTCTGCCTTCGGGGCGGCGGCGGCATTGAAAGCGGAGTATACATTACCTGACGTATCCCAGACAGTGATTATTACAAGAATGGCGGGGCGGACCCCGGTACCTGAGAAGGAAGAGATTTCACTGCTGGCGGCACATCAAGCAACCATGGTGATCTTTCTCAGCACAGGACTTCTTGAACCTCTGAGAGAGAGACTGCTGGCAGGCGGGTATCAGAAGGATACCCCTGCGGCCATCGTATACAAAGCGACCTGGCCGGATGAGAAGGTCTTCCGGGGAACGGTTGACACCCTGCCTCAAATGGCGAAGGAGAACGGAATTACGAAGACCGCTCTGATTTTGGTGGGTGACTTTCTGGGAGACAGCTATGAGCGTTCCAAGCTCTATGATCCCGCGTTTACCCACGAGTTCAGAGAAGCAAGTAAAACCGAGTCATAA